In Ruminiclostridium papyrosolvens DSM 2782, the following proteins share a genomic window:
- a CDS encoding (2,3-dihydroxybenzoyl)adenylate synthase: MIKDNKAVSDIEEYEKLEGWEQITLGQQLSNWAQNYSDRIAFVENSSEITYEELNKRVDDLAFGLLEIGIKKGDRVILQLPNRISFAETFFALVRIGAIPIMALPAHRENELDGICQAGAPTAYIIPEKYMKYEYEKLADLLKEKHSFLKYIIVDGYSDSYYMLKNIRGEKREFPKVDCNDTALLLLSGGTTGIPKLIPRTHADYAYNAKMAAIRSGFNKNTVNLAILPVSHNFPLANPGILGAMTFGGKTIMCSTTSPDEVFPLIEEFGATCMSLVPALVTLYMETLEWDKENDISSLQVVQVGGAMFEESLARNVISVMDCKLQQVFGTAEGIVCMTKLEDDEDTICTCQGTPISEADVLKIVNAEGKEVPTGEYGELIMKGPYTIKGYYKAPEQNKLSFTADGYYKTGDKARFTKAGMLQMAGRIKEQINRAGEKITPAEIEKYLCKHPRIKEAAVVGISDKELGNRSCAFIITEDTEISLAEIHTFLSELGLARYKIPDQLERIEGWPLTNMGKIDKQKLVLSAEKAKGL; encoded by the coding sequence ATGATAAAAGACAATAAAGCTGTAAGTGATATTGAAGAGTACGAAAAGTTAGAAGGCTGGGAGCAAATTACTCTGGGTCAGCAGTTGAGTAACTGGGCTCAGAATTACTCTGATAGAATTGCATTTGTAGAAAACTCTTCTGAAATAACCTATGAGGAGCTAAACAAAAGAGTTGACGATTTGGCCTTTGGTCTGTTGGAAATTGGTATAAAAAAAGGTGATAGAGTTATTCTTCAACTGCCAAATAGAATTTCATTTGCAGAAACATTTTTTGCTTTGGTCAGAATAGGAGCAATACCAATAATGGCATTACCGGCGCACCGTGAAAATGAGCTTGATGGTATATGTCAGGCAGGAGCACCAACTGCATACATAATTCCGGAAAAATATATGAAATACGAATATGAAAAATTAGCTGACTTGCTCAAAGAAAAGCATAGCTTTTTAAAGTACATAATTGTTGATGGTTATTCAGACAGCTACTATATGCTAAAAAATATTAGGGGTGAAAAGAGGGAGTTTCCTAAAGTGGATTGTAATGACACTGCACTCTTGTTGCTTTCGGGAGGTACTACAGGGATACCCAAATTAATACCCAGAACACATGCTGACTATGCTTATAATGCAAAAATGGCAGCAATAAGAAGCGGTTTCAATAAAAATACGGTAAATCTTGCAATATTGCCTGTTTCACACAATTTTCCACTGGCAAATCCCGGTATATTGGGAGCTATGACTTTTGGCGGAAAGACCATTATGTGTAGTACAACCAGTCCCGATGAAGTATTTCCTTTAATTGAAGAGTTTGGAGCTACCTGTATGTCTCTTGTTCCTGCGCTTGTGACTTTGTATATGGAGACACTGGAATGGGATAAGGAGAATGATATTTCCAGCCTCCAAGTTGTTCAGGTAGGAGGAGCAATGTTTGAGGAAAGCCTGGCACGAAATGTGATTTCAGTTATGGACTGTAAACTTCAGCAAGTGTTTGGAACAGCAGAAGGAATTGTTTGCATGACAAAACTTGAGGATGATGAAGACACTATTTGCACTTGTCAGGGAACTCCTATTTCAGAAGCTGATGTTCTGAAAATTGTCAATGCGGAGGGTAAGGAGGTACCAACAGGTGAATACGGTGAGCTGATTATGAAAGGGCCTTATACAATTAAAGGCTATTACAAGGCACCAGAGCAAAATAAGCTCAGTTTTACTGCTGACGGTTACTATAAAACTGGTGACAAAGCCAGATTTACAAAAGCCGGAATGCTTCAAATGGCCGGTCGCATAAAGGAACAAATAAACAGAGCAGGGGAGAAAATTACTCCGGCTGAGATTGAAAAATATTTATGTAAACATCCTCGAATAAAGGAGGCTGCTGTGGTTGGAATATCTGACAAGGAATTAGGCAACAGAAGCTGTGCTTTTATTATAACGGAGGATACGGAAATCAGCTTAGCAGAAATTCACACATTTTTGTCTGAGCTTGGTCTGGCTCGCTACAAAATACCTGACCAATTAGAAAGAATTGAAGGCTGGCCGCTAACTAATATGGGTAAAATCGACAAACAGAAGTTGGTGCTGTCAGCTGAAAAGGCAAAAGGCCTGTAA
- a CDS encoding cytochrome c biogenesis CcdA family protein, whose protein sequence is MSPIYYFLTFTEGILTFISPCLLPMLPIYFIYLAGETEQNVNSKSKLFINSIGFVIGFSLIFTLLGASATTLGHFLSNHRSLLEKISGAVMIVFGLNFIGILKIGIINMDKRINYQFKSLKFITSVIFGIVFAFGWSPCLSSFLGSALALASNSKTIFEGILLLLCFSIGLGIPFILTSIIFEKVKGAFKKIQEHSRTINIVSGALLIIAGVLVFTGSLKYFNFFGT, encoded by the coding sequence CTGTCTCCTATTTATTATTTTCTAACATTTACAGAGGGAATTTTAACCTTTATTTCGCCTTGTCTACTACCCATGCTTCCTATATATTTTATCTACCTTGCCGGTGAAACTGAGCAAAACGTAAATTCCAAGAGCAAATTATTTATTAATTCTATTGGGTTTGTTATAGGTTTTTCATTGATTTTTACGCTACTTGGTGCATCAGCAACCACTCTTGGCCATTTTCTTTCTAATCACAGAAGCTTATTGGAAAAGATAAGCGGTGCTGTAATGATTGTATTTGGTCTGAACTTTATAGGTATACTCAAAATAGGCATTATTAACATGGATAAAAGAATTAATTATCAATTTAAAAGTCTTAAATTTATTACTTCAGTTATATTCGGTATAGTTTTTGCTTTTGGCTGGTCCCCCTGCCTGAGTTCCTTTTTAGGCTCTGCCCTTGCACTTGCAAGTAACTCTAAAACTATTTTTGAAGGAATACTTTTACTTCTCTGTTTTTCTATCGGACTTGGTATTCCGTTTATCCTTACTTCAATTATATTTGAGAAGGTAAAAGGTGCTTTCAAGAAAATACAGGAACATAGCAGGACAATAAATATTGTTTCGGGAGCACTTCTTATTATAGCAGGTGTTCTGGTGTTTACAGGCAGCTTAAAATATTTTAATTTCTTTGGTACATAA
- a CDS encoding sensor histidine kinase: MFKKTLAFKLTIGFVVIVFISMLVIGVFFIHMFRQYTFDTKEKTMLEKAHNISDLIAENTLSNGQMHGFGGLIRFLDTMTEADVWITDSVGNPAVFSGMGMGMGMGKKFNSEPIPDEAKKVIHEVLSGKDSVSQSFSSVYKETTLTVGVPVFDTNNTVTGSVFLHAPITGITPTLNKAVSILSVSIAIALFLAIALGLFYSLLFTRPLKTMNSIAIEMTNGNYSVRTGIRSKDELGQLGGSLDLLASKLSYTINQLFQEKGKMSDIISSISEGLVAFDLELKPLNYNNALSDIMNRSQPYKSELLVRDFDALEINSLLTTVINEKKSCQIIKTWVNKKLKFTLSPIIDNNENVTGCVVLVQDISESERLEQLRKDFIANVSHEFRTPLTVIKGSIEALNDGAIEKKEDIERYYSRILSETKILQRLVGDLLELSRLQSGKISVNEEKVHIPSLLSDVTKSMQTIAVKKQISIEYSPIEAVPPVLGDYDRLRQLFTIFIDNAIKYSPEKTKISIEIAVKGTLEIKIADKGYGISEEELPYVWERFYKTDKSRESNGTGLGLSIAKHLIQLHGGNVTMQSSLEEGTTVTVYLPYSE, from the coding sequence ATGTTTAAGAAAACTCTTGCATTTAAGCTAACCATAGGTTTTGTAGTAATAGTATTTATATCTATGCTGGTAATCGGCGTTTTTTTTATTCATATGTTCAGGCAGTATACATTTGACACAAAAGAAAAAACAATGCTTGAAAAAGCTCATAATATATCTGATTTAATAGCTGAGAATACTTTAAGCAATGGTCAAATGCATGGTTTTGGAGGATTAATACGCTTTCTTGATACCATGACGGAGGCTGATGTATGGATTACTGACAGTGTGGGTAATCCTGCCGTCTTTTCCGGTATGGGAATGGGTATGGGTATGGGAAAAAAGTTCAATTCAGAACCCATTCCCGATGAAGCAAAAAAAGTTATTCATGAAGTATTATCCGGGAAAGACTCTGTCAGTCAAAGTTTTAGTAGTGTTTACAAAGAAACTACCTTAACAGTAGGAGTACCTGTTTTTGACACTAATAATACCGTAACAGGGTCGGTGTTTCTTCATGCCCCGATTACAGGTATAACACCAACGCTTAATAAGGCAGTAAGTATTCTGTCAGTAAGTATAGCTATAGCTTTATTCCTTGCTATAGCACTTGGACTCTTCTACTCCCTCCTTTTTACACGTCCTCTGAAAACTATGAATTCAATTGCCATAGAAATGACTAATGGAAATTATTCAGTCAGGACAGGAATACGCAGTAAAGATGAGCTTGGTCAGCTCGGAGGCTCTCTTGATCTTTTAGCTTCAAAATTAAGCTATACAATTAACCAGCTTTTTCAGGAAAAAGGTAAAATGAGTGATATTATTTCAAGCATATCTGAGGGTCTTGTAGCTTTTGACCTTGAGCTTAAACCATTAAACTATAATAATGCACTTTCCGATATAATGAACCGTTCACAACCATACAAATCAGAACTATTGGTAAGAGATTTTGATGCTTTGGAAATTAACTCCTTGCTTACTACAGTTATTAATGAAAAGAAATCATGTCAGATTATTAAGACTTGGGTAAATAAAAAACTCAAATTTACACTTTCACCTATTATTGATAATAATGAAAATGTTACAGGTTGTGTAGTTTTAGTTCAAGACATTAGTGAAAGCGAGCGACTAGAACAGCTTCGAAAGGATTTTATAGCAAATGTTTCACATGAATTCCGTACTCCGCTTACAGTAATCAAAGGCTCAATTGAAGCTCTCAACGACGGTGCTATAGAGAAAAAAGAAGACATTGAACGTTACTACAGCAGAATACTATCCGAAACCAAAATTCTTCAAAGGCTGGTTGGTGACCTTCTTGAGCTTTCCCGGCTTCAATCCGGTAAAATTTCGGTCAATGAAGAAAAAGTTCATATTCCAAGCTTGCTGTCTGATGTAACTAAAAGTATGCAGACAATTGCTGTAAAAAAGCAAATATCTATAGAGTATTCACCTATCGAAGCTGTACCTCCTGTATTGGGTGATTATGACAGGTTAAGGCAATTATTTACTATTTTTATTGATAATGCTATAAAATACTCTCCTGAAAAAACAAAAATCAGTATTGAAATTGCTGTAAAAGGTACCCTTGAAATAAAAATTGCCGATAAAGGGTATGGAATATCTGAAGAAGAACTTCCATATGTATGGGAACGCTTTTACAAGACAGATAAGTCAAGAGAAAGCAATGGCACAGGTCTTGGACTTTCAATTGCAAAACACCTCATTCAACTTCATGGGGGCAATGTAACGATGCAAAGCAGTCTTGAAGAAGGTACAACTGTAACTGTTTATCTTCCTTATTCTGAATAA
- a CDS encoding acyltransferase domain-containing protein, with product MNKSIVFMFSGQGSQYYNMGKELFLNNPLFKEWMLKLDDIYYNLSGSSVIDKMYYNNDNKEQFDNILYTHPAIFMIEYSLAQVLLHNSIYPEYVLGSSLGEFAACAVSGVMDFTEAMECIYQQAQIVKEKCCEGRMLAILNNYSSFHDVSVLHNNSELASVNFESHFVVSGKTESISEIQNYLKENRCAHQLLPVKYAFHSSLIEAAASDYKQFLRHRVFKNPQVKYVSCSCEKNTSPCDTEFLWNVVRYPMDIRSSVLNIENKEDLIYIDLGPMGTFGNFIKYNIGTKYKSQIFTIVTPFSNDNKNLEDKTLKVLKDMDV from the coding sequence ATGAATAAATCAATAGTTTTTATGTTCTCCGGACAAGGCTCACAATACTATAATATGGGAAAAGAATTGTTCCTCAACAATCCCCTATTTAAAGAATGGATGCTTAAACTCGACGATATTTATTACAACTTGTCCGGGAGTTCCGTAATAGATAAAATGTATTACAATAACGACAATAAGGAGCAGTTTGACAATATATTATATACACATCCCGCTATTTTTATGATAGAGTACTCACTTGCACAGGTTCTTCTGCATAATAGTATATACCCTGAATATGTTTTGGGCTCAAGCCTTGGTGAGTTTGCAGCGTGTGCCGTTTCAGGTGTTATGGATTTCACGGAAGCAATGGAATGCATTTACCAACAGGCACAAATAGTCAAGGAAAAATGTTGTGAAGGAAGAATGCTGGCAATATTAAATAACTATAGTTCATTCCATGATGTTTCTGTCTTACATAATAATTCTGAACTGGCTTCCGTAAATTTTGAATCACATTTTGTAGTTTCAGGCAAAACAGAGTCTATATCTGAGATTCAGAATTATTTAAAAGAAAATAGATGTGCACATCAGTTATTACCTGTAAAATATGCTTTTCATTCTTCCTTGATTGAAGCGGCAGCATCAGACTATAAGCAATTTTTAAGGCACAGAGTTTTTAAAAACCCTCAAGTTAAATATGTTTCATGTAGTTGCGAAAAAAACACTTCGCCATGTGATACGGAATTTTTGTGGAATGTTGTACGTTACCCAATGGACATCAGAAGCTCTGTTTTAAATATAGAGAATAAGGAGGATTTAATTTACATAGATCTTGGTCCAATGGGAACCTTTGGAAATTTCATAAAGTACAATATAGGTACTAAATACAAGTCGCAAATTTTCACAATAGTTACACCGTTCAGCAATGATAACAAAAATTTGGAGGACAAAACTTTAAAAGTATTAAAGGACATGGATGTTTGA
- a CDS encoding phosphatase PAP2 family protein, giving the protein MSGLKGILYVADLNTLLIFNNSIRCKVLDIIMPRITHLGSAAATISTCLLIAIMGNGEIRNMGIQALVALALSHLFVQLLKNSVCRLRPKDVLVNINTFDVALDYYSFPSGHTTAAFAIATTLALNLPVLAAICFPIAFIIAISRLYLGVHYPSDVLAGMAIAILSSVVLQLIINH; this is encoded by the coding sequence ATGAGTGGACTAAAAGGAATACTATACGTTGCAGACTTAAATACACTTTTAATCTTTAATAATTCAATCAGATGTAAAGTTCTGGATATAATAATGCCTAGGATAACTCATTTAGGCAGTGCTGCTGCCACAATTTCTACTTGCTTGTTGATTGCCATAATGGGGAATGGAGAAATCAGAAATATGGGAATTCAGGCATTAGTTGCCTTAGCATTAAGTCACTTATTTGTACAGCTGCTAAAAAATAGTGTTTGTCGGTTAAGACCCAAGGATGTTTTAGTAAATATTAATACTTTTGATGTAGCTTTGGATTATTATTCCTTCCCATCGGGGCACACTACGGCAGCATTTGCTATTGCTACAACACTGGCATTGAACCTTCCTGTACTGGCAGCAATTTGTTTTCCCATTGCTTTTATAATTGCCATTTCAAGACTCTATTTAGGTGTACACTATCCTTCGGATGTACTTGCAGGAATGGCAATTGCCATATTATCCTCAGTAGTTCTACAGCTGATAATTAACCACTAA
- a CDS encoding response regulator transcription factor: MDKYILIADDNEGILDILKTYAEKEGFMPLLAHDGLEAIDIFSKYHPLLLLLDVMMPKKDGFEVCREIRQKSNVPIIMITAKGEDSDRIMGLDIGADDYIVKPFSPGEVMARIRAILRRVDNSNEDNKKVTQHPGLEINIAEYEVKVNGSPVNLTKKEIEILWLLATNPGKVFSRDNLLDSVWGYEYFGDARTVDTHIKRLRAKIDISDKISWDIKTIWGVGYKFEVKHV, from the coding sequence CTGGACAAATACATTCTTATAGCTGACGATAATGAAGGGATTCTGGACATACTAAAAACATACGCTGAAAAAGAGGGTTTTATGCCATTGCTGGCACATGACGGACTTGAAGCTATAGATATTTTCAGCAAATATCATCCATTATTATTACTGCTTGATGTTATGATGCCAAAAAAGGATGGGTTTGAAGTTTGCCGTGAAATTCGTCAGAAATCAAATGTTCCGATAATTATGATTACTGCAAAGGGTGAAGATTCAGACAGAATTATGGGACTTGATATAGGAGCTGACGACTATATCGTAAAGCCCTTCAGTCCAGGTGAGGTTATGGCACGAATCAGGGCTATATTAAGGCGTGTAGATAATTCAAATGAAGATAATAAGAAAGTTACACAGCATCCCGGACTTGAAATCAACATAGCAGAATACGAAGTAAAGGTAAATGGTTCCCCGGTTAATCTTACAAAGAAGGAAATAGAAATTCTGTGGCTTTTGGCAACAAATCCGGGGAAGGTTTTTTCAAGAGATAACCTGCTTGACAGTGTATGGGGTTATGAGTACTTTGGAGACGCACGTACTGTGGATACTCATATTAAGCGCCTGAGAGCCAAAATAGATATTTCAGATAAAATATCCTGGGATATAAAAACAATATGGGGTGTCGGTTACAAATTTGAGGTGAAGCATGTTTAA
- a CDS encoding peroxiredoxin family protein, whose protein sequence is MNKKLTIVIWSIVAVAIIAAAYTFYSKTKIDNKYIIQPQEDSQQSQSAQSSKLMAPDFNLKDINGKTVKLSDYKGKKVILNFWAVWCKYCLMEMPDFNELNKELVKDNNAVILAVDVQETEEKVKEYLTSNNISLNVLMDTDGAVSRTYRVSGYPTTFFINKDGSLYTYIPQKTDKNTVLKILEEMENSKD, encoded by the coding sequence ATGAATAAGAAGCTCACAATTGTTATATGGAGTATAGTTGCAGTTGCAATAATAGCAGCAGCGTACACCTTTTACTCAAAAACTAAAATTGATAATAAGTATATAATACAGCCCCAAGAAGACTCTCAACAAAGTCAATCTGCTCAGAGCAGTAAATTAATGGCTCCTGATTTTAATTTAAAGGACATTAATGGTAAAACCGTAAAACTCTCTGATTATAAAGGAAAAAAAGTTATTCTGAATTTTTGGGCAGTCTGGTGTAAATACTGTTTAATGGAAATGCCGGATTTTAATGAGCTTAATAAAGAGTTAGTCAAAGACAATAATGCCGTAATTCTGGCAGTGGATGTTCAAGAAACCGAAGAAAAAGTTAAGGAATATCTAACTTCAAATAATATCAGTCTCAACGTTCTGATGGATACAGATGGTGCTGTTTCACGTACCTATAGAGTTTCAGGATATCCCACCACATTTTTTATTAATAAGGATGGCTCTTTATACACCTATATCCCTCAAAAAACTGATAAAAATACAGTACTAAAAATTCTTGAAGAAATGGAAAACTCAAAAGATTAA